The following proteins come from a genomic window of Thermoproteus sp.:
- a CDS encoding DUF711 family protein: MEIRAVALNINWNFDPERVVKFLEGAKRLGPLTIRVSVKTPPKTGLLQTIKALEELGVEYIAIGLYEGEDLEDLVRTYGIFAAVASIDRYLEFLKEIDRRGEPQLARNVALLLGGHVYDSPYYPATIVKSEGISLSLLYPDDVNSLADISNILKMAEDVGKTFAVSIGEPFLGIDGSLSPWGEKSVAKAIRRIFGVEVGRWGTHYSIRALNEAIWSSGVKLLGFSEVMLPLAEDEELKRLVERGTLDLYKLVSYASTCVAGLDMVPIETDLETLKKILLDLEAIAKTKGRPVGVRVFPASGQYFDVPGFGKTPVLRP, translated from the coding sequence ATGGAGATCAGGGCGGTCGCGCTCAACATTAATTGGAACTTCGACCCCGAGAGAGTTGTTAAGTTCTTGGAGGGGGCGAAGAGGCTCGGCCCATTGACCATAAGAGTTTCGGTCAAGACGCCACCCAAAACGGGCTTATTACAGACGATAAAGGCGCTGGAGGAGCTCGGCGTGGAATATATAGCTATAGGCCTCTACGAGGGCGAAGACCTTGAAGACTTAGTGAGGACCTACGGGATCTTCGCGGCTGTGGCGTCTATAGACCGCTATTTGGAGTTCCTTAAGGAGATAGACAGGAGGGGGGAGCCGCAACTAGCTAGAAACGTGGCGCTCCTACTGGGTGGCCACGTCTACGACAGCCCTTACTACCCCGCCACGATTGTGAAGTCGGAGGGCATCTCCCTCTCGTTGTTGTACCCAGATGACGTCAACTCCCTTGCGGATATATCGAACATCCTCAAGATGGCCGAGGACGTCGGCAAGACTTTCGCCGTATCGATAGGAGAACCCTTTTTGGGCATAGACGGTAGCCTCTCGCCGTGGGGCGAGAAATCGGTCGCCAAGGCCATAAGGCGGATCTTCGGCGTTGAGGTGGGGCGGTGGGGGACTCATTACTCCATCCGTGCGCTCAACGAGGCGATATGGTCTTCGGGGGTCAAGTTGTTGGGATTCAGCGAGGTGATGTTGCCTCTAGCTGAGGACGAAGAGCTAAAGAGGCTAGTCGAAAGGGGGACTTTAGACCTCTACAAGCTGGTCTCATATGCCTCTACCTGCGTCGCGGGGCTGGACATGGTGCCGATAGAGACGGACTTGGAGACCTTGAAGAAAATCCTACTCGACCTAGAGGCCATCGCAAAGACCAAAGGGAGGCCTGTAGGAGTTAGAGTCTTCCCAGCATCGGGCCAGTACTTCGATGTGCCGGGATTCGGCAAGACGCCCGTCTTAAGGCCCTGA
- a CDS encoding ABC transporter substrate-binding protein: protein MPWLTRPLDYTPRRVVSLNPSITEFLYVAGLGDRLVGRDVFSYRPREALKVPHMASFIHADMEAVRAAKPDLIVVYHPVQRDLIGPLDEIAPVAVVETPTSIDDVVGNFMFVARLLDADEQGEHISGIYRDLLRGAAVAQDALVVFQLGGYDVACRESFTASALEEAGIKYVRSLHCVYHFLGPLEQIVGLVERTDPALIIYEGKTKTPRLEEAAWVRAAKCRACSKGEVLVVPNDTLAHYGPSLPLDVQIIREAVVKGVKVVASTSSVSRPSLGDNWYRPYLK from the coding sequence ATGCCGTGGCTCACGAGGCCCCTCGACTACACCCCGCGTAGAGTCGTCTCGTTGAACCCGTCCATAACGGAATTCCTCTACGTGGCGGGCCTCGGCGATAGGCTTGTGGGCAGGGACGTGTTCTCCTACCGCCCCCGCGAGGCCCTCAAGGTGCCGCATATGGCCTCTTTCATACACGCCGACATGGAGGCCGTAAGGGCCGCGAAGCCGGACCTCATAGTGGTTTACCACCCTGTGCAGAGGGATCTAATAGGCCCCCTCGACGAGATAGCGCCTGTAGCAGTCGTCGAGACCCCTACAAGCATAGACGACGTAGTTGGCAACTTCATGTTTGTTGCCCGCCTCCTCGACGCAGACGAGCAGGGCGAACACATATCGGGGATATACAGAGACCTCTTGAGGGGAGCCGCCGTGGCTCAAGACGCCTTGGTGGTCTTTCAACTGGGAGGCTACGACGTGGCTTGTCGCGAGTCGTTTACGGCATCTGCGCTTGAGGAGGCTGGCATTAAATATGTGAGGAGCCTCCACTGCGTCTACCACTTCTTAGGGCCGTTGGAACAAATAGTAGGGCTTGTGGAGAGGACAGACCCCGCGTTGATAATATACGAGGGCAAGACCAAAACGCCTAGGCTCGAGGAAGCCGCTTGGGTCCGTGCGGCTAAATGCAGGGCCTGTTCGAAGGGCGAGGTGTTAGTAGTCCCCAACGACACCTTGGCGCACTACGGGCCGAGCCTCCCCCTAGATGTGCAGATAATAAGGGAGGCCGTGGTTAAAGGCGTCAAAGTTGTGGCGAGCACCTCCAGCGTCTCGAGGCCGTCGCTCGGCGACAATTGGTACAGGCCCTATTTAAAGTAG
- a CDS encoding nucleotide sugar dehydrogenase: MLAELLDRGELVVSIYGLGYVGLALAAAWSRAGAKIIGVDVDPQKVASLSNGVVEYVEDDVRRAVEGAIKAGRMEVTTDGDVASIKSKVKIVAVPVHLVATRPSIEVDFSALISAARAIAQGLKKEDLVIVESSVPPGTTEEVVRPVLEESGLTAEEDFYLAYSPERIMVGHALKDIEENYPKVVAGVGPKSAEEAAALYRRIAKRGVIKLSSIRAAEFEKLLEGVYRDVNIALANEMARLASALGIPFAEARAAANSQPYSHVHKPGTGVGGSCIPVYPYFLIWVAERAGLDLPLTAIARAINEEQPRRVAEAAIRAMIREGVNPVEAKIAVLGLAFRGDVDDTRRSPTYDVVAALLDFGIKPENIVVHDPYVKQDRALEKLGIRLTPNLDEALAGASLAIISTDHSAYKVKASELVRRMKSPVVVDARGVVEADVPIYSIDGGMWPVERRAHVEAVEHKRRC; this comes from the coding sequence ATGTTGGCAGAACTCCTCGATAGGGGCGAGCTGGTCGTTTCTATTTACGGCCTCGGCTACGTGGGCCTCGCCCTGGCCGCCGCCTGGAGCCGCGCCGGGGCGAAAATAATCGGCGTTGACGTGGACCCCCAGAAGGTGGCCTCCCTCAGCAACGGCGTGGTGGAATACGTAGAGGACGACGTAAGGCGAGCCGTGGAGGGGGCCATTAAGGCCGGGAGGATGGAGGTGACGACAGACGGCGATGTGGCCTCCATAAAGAGCAAGGTCAAAATTGTAGCGGTGCCTGTACATCTCGTAGCGACTAGGCCCAGCATAGAGGTCGACTTCTCGGCCTTGATCTCAGCGGCGAGGGCCATAGCTCAGGGGCTGAAAAAGGAGGACTTGGTGATAGTGGAGTCCAGCGTGCCTCCAGGCACCACCGAAGAGGTGGTGAGGCCCGTCTTGGAGGAGTCCGGCCTCACGGCGGAAGAGGACTTCTACCTAGCCTACAGCCCCGAGCGCATAATGGTGGGACACGCCCTCAAGGACATAGAGGAGAACTACCCCAAGGTCGTAGCCGGCGTCGGCCCCAAGAGCGCCGAGGAGGCCGCCGCCCTCTATAGGAGGATAGCCAAGAGGGGCGTCATAAAGCTCTCATCAATAAGAGCCGCCGAGTTCGAGAAGCTACTAGAGGGCGTCTATAGGGACGTCAACATAGCGCTAGCCAACGAGATGGCCCGCCTCGCAAGCGCTCTGGGTATCCCCTTCGCGGAGGCCAGAGCCGCCGCTAACAGCCAGCCCTACAGCCACGTCCACAAGCCAGGCACAGGCGTCGGCGGGAGTTGCATCCCGGTATATCCATACTTCCTTATATGGGTCGCCGAAAGGGCCGGCTTAGATCTGCCGCTCACAGCAATCGCCCGCGCCATAAACGAGGAGCAACCACGTAGAGTCGCCGAGGCGGCCATTAGGGCCATGATTAGAGAGGGGGTCAACCCCGTCGAGGCCAAAATAGCCGTTTTGGGCCTGGCCTTTAGGGGCGATGTGGACGACACGAGGCGTAGCCCCACCTACGACGTAGTTGCCGCTCTGCTCGACTTCGGGATAAAGCCCGAAAATATAGTGGTCCACGACCCCTATGTCAAACAGGACCGCGCCTTGGAGAAGCTCGGAATCCGGCTTACGCCGAATCTAGACGAGGCCCTGGCGGGCGCCTCTCTGGCCATAATATCGACAGACCACAGCGCGTATAAGGTCAAGGCCAGCGAGCTCGTTAGGCGCATGAAAAGCCCCGTCGTTGTGGACGCCCGTGGGGTCGTAGAGGCCGACGTGCCTATATACTCAATAGACGGCGGCATGTGGCCCGTCGAGAGACGGGCTCACGTAGAGGCCGTTGAACATAAAAGGCGTTGTTAG
- a CDS encoding ABC transporter permease subunit: MKLWDVVRLAVSYIILAISAIIAVFPIYYIVITSFSNIATIASISVNSLIPQPRSLTLEAYRAILFENPFFLWLRNSLIMASATVAISVFLAFISGAALSRLNVPGKRALMITVYVLTFFPMTVSVLPLYLMFSTLHLINTYYGLIIAYSSGTSIYGAYLVKLFVDSIPKEYEEAAMIDGLSRFGAFMRILLPLSKPVLAFIGLLAFMGAYTDYAMANVFITSKDLWTLTLGMWYLSFTNRSTLYNVLAAFAVLMGIPIMAVFLAFQRYLTRMYTMSGVKG, from the coding sequence ATGAAGCTCTGGGACGTCGTAAGGTTGGCTGTATCCTACATCATTCTGGCGATATCGGCCATAATAGCGGTCTTCCCGATATACTACATTGTAATAACGTCGTTTAGCAACATAGCGACTATAGCATCTATAAGCGTCAACAGCCTAATACCGCAACCGAGGAGCTTGACGCTGGAGGCCTATAGGGCCATCCTCTTCGAAAATCCGTTCTTCTTGTGGTTGAGAAATAGCCTCATAATGGCCAGCGCCACCGTGGCGATTTCCGTGTTCCTGGCATTCATATCGGGCGCCGCCCTCTCCAGGCTAAACGTGCCGGGGAAGAGGGCCTTGATGATCACTGTATATGTCTTGACGTTCTTCCCCATGACGGTTTCCGTATTGCCTCTATATTTGATGTTTTCCACCCTCCATTTAATAAATACATATTATGGACTAATTATAGCATATTCTAGCGGCACATCTATTTATGGGGCGTATTTAGTAAAATTGTTCGTAGATTCAATACCTAAGGAATATGAGGAGGCAGCTATGATAGACGGCCTCTCTAGATTCGGCGCGTTTATGAGGATATTACTACCTCTAAGCAAGCCGGTCCTGGCCTTCATAGGGCTGTTGGCATTCATGGGCGCCTATACAGACTATGCGATGGCAAATGTGTTCATTACGAGCAAGGACCTATGGACCTTGACGTTGGGCATGTGGTACCTATCATTTACCAATAGGTCTACCCTCTATAATGTCCTCGCCGCATTCGCTGTGCTGATGGGGATACCGATAATGGCGGTGTTCCTCGCATTCCAGAGATACCTAACTAGGATGTACACTATGAGTGGCGTTAAAGGCTAA
- a CDS encoding sugar ABC transporter permease — MMAVGFLLALVLNQKDIRGRTLFFSLLLIPWAFPAFISLIVWQGMWNWKYGIVNKILALFGVKPIDWFDIVPMAWVMLILTNLWLSFPYYTSVFLSALQSIPEELYSIAQIDGASRLARFRYITFPLMRRTIAFVGIGGFVFTWNNFYPIYILTAGGPGNATNILVVYAYQEAFNNSLYNFAAVYSVIDAAILIAMAVVMLKFSGVLETIT, encoded by the coding sequence ATGATGGCTGTCGGCTTCCTCCTGGCATTAGTACTCAACCAGAAGGACATAAGGGGCAGGACTCTATTCTTCTCACTTTTGTTGATTCCCTGGGCCTTTCCGGCCTTTATATCACTAATAGTGTGGCAAGGCATGTGGAATTGGAAATATGGCATAGTGAATAAGATATTGGCGCTCTTCGGCGTCAAGCCCATAGACTGGTTCGACATAGTGCCCATGGCTTGGGTCATGTTGATACTGACCAACCTATGGCTGTCGTTTCCCTACTACACATCGGTCTTCCTGTCGGCACTTCAGAGCATCCCCGAAGAGCTGTACTCCATAGCTCAAATAGACGGCGCGAGCCGCCTCGCCCGCTTTAGGTACATAACCTTCCCCCTAATGAGGAGGACTATAGCCTTTGTTGGTATAGGCGGCTTCGTGTTTACATGGAACAACTTCTACCCTATCTACATACTGACTGCAGGAGGGCCCGGCAATGCGACCAACATCTTGGTGGTCTACGCCTACCAAGAGGCGTTTAACAACAGCCTCTACAACTTTGCGGCAGTCTATTCGGTGATTGACGCGGCTATATTGATAGCAATGGCGGTAGTTATGCTCAAATTCTCAGGCGTGTTGGAGACGATAACATGA
- a CDS encoding extracellular solute-binding protein: MNPNFVCNQLLGGKTVTITVWDTYGPTEDKAFNATLASFAQAYPCIKVQVTPGVSIATANFVSAAKAGQAPNVYRDTSDDAGKLFAAGLLVNISQYINPADISASYIPIAVQNFMLGNSIYGLPDNVNYIVMYYNKKYLNNTLTQKMFGVNVDQLNTNQLLQLCQYINSTYKVWCIAYGAGQEWGYRFAAWFAGFGGQIFDQSGMPHLNSSAMIQAMHFWYNMTYVWKYNAPGVTPSIEQQLFTQNMTAIIFDGPWDLKIYQQALGPNLGAAPLPVISATGKRAAPFIGSTGWVIASPQASGASTQQIYASLAFVAYVTSKEAEMNLWNYAGDLPAQKDAYNSVMSLLTSGALQPAYMNDVYKGILEQAQYGQKFPNIPQMSFYWPCFHQYFTLFFANRTITADQAAQEMQSCMISNMQQAGLLPSSS; this comes from the coding sequence TTGAACCCCAACTTTGTCTGTAATCAACTCCTCGGCGGCAAGACTGTCACCATAACTGTCTGGGACACCTACGGTCCCACCGAGGACAAGGCGTTTAACGCAACTCTTGCCTCCTTCGCCCAAGCGTATCCCTGTATAAAAGTCCAGGTAACGCCAGGCGTATCTATAGCTACGGCCAACTTCGTGAGCGCCGCTAAGGCTGGACAGGCTCCTAATGTGTATAGAGACACAAGCGACGACGCCGGCAAGCTCTTTGCGGCCGGCTTGTTGGTCAATATAAGCCAGTACATCAACCCCGCCGACATATCTGCATCGTACATACCAATTGCGGTCCAGAACTTCATGTTGGGCAACTCGATATACGGCCTGCCGGACAACGTCAACTACATAGTCATGTACTACAACAAGAAGTACCTAAACAACACTTTGACCCAGAAGATGTTCGGAGTCAACGTGGATCAGCTCAATACGAACCAGCTCCTACAGCTATGTCAATACATAAACAGCACCTATAAGGTCTGGTGTATAGCATATGGAGCGGGCCAGGAGTGGGGCTATAGGTTCGCGGCGTGGTTCGCTGGATTCGGCGGGCAGATATTCGACCAGAGCGGAATGCCCCATCTAAACTCGAGTGCCATGATCCAAGCCATGCACTTCTGGTACAACATGACGTACGTCTGGAAGTACAACGCCCCGGGCGTCACTCCCAGCATAGAGCAACAACTATTCACCCAGAACATGACCGCTATAATATTCGACGGGCCTTGGGACTTGAAGATATACCAACAGGCGCTAGGCCCCAACCTGGGGGCTGCTCCTCTGCCCGTAATTTCGGCTACTGGCAAGAGGGCGGCGCCATTTATAGGCTCGACGGGCTGGGTCATCGCCTCCCCGCAAGCTAGCGGTGCCTCCACCCAACAGATATATGCGTCGCTGGCCTTTGTGGCCTATGTCACAAGCAAGGAGGCCGAGATGAATCTGTGGAACTACGCTGGCGACCTCCCGGCCCAAAAGGACGCCTATAATTCCGTCATGTCGCTATTGACCTCCGGGGCCTTGCAGCCGGCCTATATGAACGATGTGTATAAGGGCATATTGGAACAGGCGCAGTACGGCCAGAAGTTCCCCAACATACCGCAGATGAGCTTCTACTGGCCGTGTTTCCACCAGTACTTCACGCTCTTCTTCGCCAATAGGACCATAACCGCCGATCAGGCGGCCCAAGAGATGCAGAGCTGTATGATCTCCAATATGCAACAGGCCGGTCTGCTACCGTCTTCCTCCTAA